The following coding sequences are from one Rhipicephalus microplus isolate Deutch F79 chromosome 3, USDA_Rmic, whole genome shotgun sequence window:
- the LOC142803785 gene encoding uncharacterized protein LOC142803785 isoform X1 yields MKKMRARDLEYFQKYYRMSPSQFDYILSLVKEDLERETFIREPISSAERLAMTMRYLSSGALMQDIALSFHVDISTAREAVQETCAALWSRLKPLYMRASRRTCKGAKDGDMAAYR; encoded by the exons ATGAAAAAAATGCGTGCTAGGGACCTAGAATACTTCCAAAAGTACTATCGCATGTCCCCATCACAATTTGACTATATCCTCAGTTTGGTCAAGGAAGACTTGGAAAGAGAGACCTTCATCCGAGAGCCCATATCTTCAGCAGAGCGACTTGCTATGACCATGAG GTATCTGTCCTCAGGAGCCCTCATGCAAGACATTGCCCTATCATTTCATGTGGACATATCCACAGCTCGTGAGGCCGTGCAAGAGACATGTGCGGCACTTTGGTCCAGACTGAAACCACTGTACATGCGTGCAAGTAGACGAACATGTAAAG GAGCCAAAGACGGAGACATGGCTGCATATCGCTAA